A single Corticium candelabrum chromosome 16, ooCorCand1.1, whole genome shotgun sequence DNA region contains:
- the LOC134192530 gene encoding bifunctional serine/threonine-protein kinase/NEDD4-like E3 ubiquitin-protein ligase isoform X1, which produces MLSPTSQYRLFEGRPGRYLPMHNLDALVGGLFKVYGQIIAASALQGGPGFPCFAPPIYSYLVTSSLEKAMDTISPDDLSDPFVAETLKTISELEDDNPEFHNVASSLSEPLAIAGYTHRLTSTNKADAMLKIMLHDVILSRKAEIDQLALGLGPVLELAKANPESMRSLFTATDLKPLTSESFLELCTFQPTVPADLKTSFIQYVQEAGSKKLSDLLQFCTGSASVPVMGFHSPEKIEISTTRSVYPNASTCSMILELPGQCVSEVQLRNNLDTVLDMQATGFGVV; this is translated from the exons ATGCTTTCTCCTACATCTCAGTATAGGTTGTTTGAGGGACGACCGGGTAGGTATCTCCCCATGCACAACCTTGATGCACTGGTTGGCGGCTTATTCAAAGTTTATGGCCAAATTATTGCTGCATCTGCTTTGCAAGGTGGCCCAGGATTTCCTTGCTTTGCTCCACCTATCTATTCGTATCTTGTGACTTCGTCTTTGGAGAAAGCTATGGACACCATTAGTCCGGACGATTTGTCAGACCCATTCGTAGCTGAAACTCTAAAAACG ATCAGTGAACTGGAAGATGACAATCCTGAGTTTCACAATGTAGCCAGTAGTCTTTCTGAACCACTAGCGATTGCTGGTTACACCCATCGGCTAACATCAACTAACAAAGCGGATGCTATGCTAAAGATAATGCTGCATGATGTAATACTATCTCGAAAAGCCGAAATTGACCAACTGGCACTGGGACTGGGTCCAgtacttgaacttgcaaaagCAAATCCGGAATCAATGCGTTCCCTTTTTACCGCTACAGATTTGAAGCCATTGACCTCTGAATCGTTTCTAGAGCTGTGTACTTTTCAGCCCACTGTTCCAGCCGATCTCAAAACTTCGTTTATTCAGTACGTTCAGGAAGCAG gcagCAAGAAACTTTCCGATCTTCTTCAGTTTTGCACTGGAAGTGCAAGCGTGCCAGTTATGGGTTTCCATTCTCCAGAAAAGATCGAGATTTCGACTACTAGATCAGTATATCCGAATGCCTCAACGTGCTCCATGATCTTGGAATTGCCTGGACAGTGCGTGAGTGAAGTGCAGCTCAGAAACAACTTAGATACGGTTCTCGACATGCAGGCCACAGGATTTGGGGTTGTTTGa
- the LOC134192530 gene encoding uncharacterized protein LOC134192530 isoform X2, with translation MLSPTSQYRLFEGRPGRYLPMHNLDALVGGLFKVYGQIIAASALQGGPGFPCFAPPIYSYLVTSSLEKAMDTISPDDLSDPFVAETLKTISELEDDNPEFHNVASSLSEPLAIAGYTHRLTSTNKADAMLKIMLHDVILSRKAEIDQLALGLGPVLELAKANPESMRSLFTATDLKPLTSESFLELCTFQPTVPADLKTSFIQYVQEAVLHWKCKRASYGFPFSRKDRDFDY, from the exons ATGCTTTCTCCTACATCTCAGTATAGGTTGTTTGAGGGACGACCGGGTAGGTATCTCCCCATGCACAACCTTGATGCACTGGTTGGCGGCTTATTCAAAGTTTATGGCCAAATTATTGCTGCATCTGCTTTGCAAGGTGGCCCAGGATTTCCTTGCTTTGCTCCACCTATCTATTCGTATCTTGTGACTTCGTCTTTGGAGAAAGCTATGGACACCATTAGTCCGGACGATTTGTCAGACCCATTCGTAGCTGAAACTCTAAAAACG ATCAGTGAACTGGAAGATGACAATCCTGAGTTTCACAATGTAGCCAGTAGTCTTTCTGAACCACTAGCGATTGCTGGTTACACCCATCGGCTAACATCAACTAACAAAGCGGATGCTATGCTAAAGATAATGCTGCATGATGTAATACTATCTCGAAAAGCCGAAATTGACCAACTGGCACTGGGACTGGGTCCAgtacttgaacttgcaaaagCAAATCCGGAATCAATGCGTTCCCTTTTTACCGCTACAGATTTGAAGCCATTGACCTCTGAATCGTTTCTAGAGCTGTGTACTTTTCAGCCCACTGTTCCAGCCGATCTCAAAACTTCGTTTATTCAGTACGTTCAGGAAGCAG TTTTGCACTGGAAGTGCAAGCGTGCCAGTTATGGGTTTCCATTCTCCAGAAAAGATCGAGATTTCGACTACTAG
- the LOC134192502 gene encoding uncharacterized protein LOC134192502, with the protein MDRRESEISAAKRILHDAMRHLERAEGDTRQEFSPSGEVTNQHNQREGSRPVEGNQRVSHQSSSSGITSIAVEQRRLFGHGSRPRGCESRTPRGVKRKAPANSDRRKPYQLGHRKVWTFSVMCLADNQCDTPPSRDRKLELLAAGLGEKKVTLGQSDDYLEVHNTLLEHFPALESTGYEVMRLTARRQLEVIPSLDMTAIHLKTVFDQAKMYLRPIANSIDLETVDMHDSTSTDKVQPMVPCLHCGIDVEMPSLREHMKIHSSCVTKPQSPRRRSQEGRKGREGQKRKKQARLQLETRSETVLPASAVEGRPSMGERSVSVQEIESSEPYTVNNSAEQTGWNAFSSRTHVPGSGSSRDESCQSPISQLKSIFPDHSTEFLQRAFDSYEMNTEMTVQAVLDNLIEPTEETASTNERDCIVETVVEASDNCHIDLTSYDGDHDHDDDDDDIHWQITARQQDCSTILAEVLGSIAPRSCMARMRLTVSRTDLLADAIAFFKRACS; encoded by the exons ATGGATCGAAGAGAGTCTGAAATATCTGCTGCAAAGAGAATTCTCCACGACGCTATGCGCCATCTAGAGAGAGCGGAAGGTGATACTCGGCAAGAGTTTAGCCCATCTGGAGAGGTTACGAATCAACACAATCAGCGAGAAGGCTCACGCCCTGTTGAAGGCAACCAGAGGGTCAGCCATCAGTCCAGTTCTAGTGGAATTACGTCAATAGCAGTAGAACAGCGGCGTCTTTTTGGACATGGCAGCAGACCAAGAGGCTGTGAGTCCAGAACTCCGAGAGGTGTGAAGAGGAAAGCGCCAGCAAACAGTGATCGGAGAAAGCCTTATCAACTGGGACATCGCAAAGTATGGACATTTAGTGTTATGTGCTTAGCTGACAACCAGTGTGACACACCTCCTTCTCGTGATCGGAAATTGGAGCTGCTTGCAGCTGGCTTGGGAGAAAAGAAAGTCACTCTTGGACAGTCAGATGACTACCTCGAGGTGCACAACACACTTCTTGAACATTTTCCCGCGCTGGAGAGTACTGGGTACGAGGTAATGAGGTTGACTGCTCGCCGCCAACTGGAAGTTATTCCATCTTTGGATATGACAGCTATACATTTGAAGACAGTGTTCGATCAAGCCAAGATGTATCTCAGACCGATTGCTAATAGCATTGACTTGGAGACCGTAGACATG CACGATAGCACGAGCACAGACAAAGTACAGCCAATGGTTCCCTGCCTTCATTGTGGTATAGACGTGGAAATGCCATCACTGAGAGAGCATATGAAGATCCATTCAAGTTGTGTCACAAAACCTCAGAGCCCCAGAAGGCGTTCACAAGAAGGACGAAAAGGACGAGAAGGACAAAAACGCAAGAAACAGGCCAGACTACAGTTAGAAACACGATCTGAAACTGTACTGCCTGCGTCTGCAGTG GAAGGAAGACCTTCCATGGGGGAGCGGAGTGTTTCTGTTCAAGAGATAGAATCTTCTGAGCCATACACAGTT AATAACAGCGCTGAACAGACTGGTTGGAACGCATTTTCCAGCCGTACCCATGTTCCTGGCTCAGGAAGTAGCAGAG ATGAAAGTTGTCAGTCGCCAATTTCACAACTCAAATCAATTTTCCCGGATCATTCTACAGAGTTTCTGCAAAGAGCCTTCGACTCATACGAAATGAACACTGAAATGACTGTACAGGCTGTATTGGATAATTTGATTGAG CCAACAGAGGAAACAGCTTCAACTAATGAACGTGACTGCATAGTGGAAACTGTTGTAGAAGCTTCCG ATAATTGCCACATTGACTTGACATCATATGATGGTGAccatgatcatgatgatgatgatgatgacattcaCTGGCAAATTACA GCTAGACAACAAGACTGCAGCACAATTCTAGCAGAAGTTCTAGGTTCAATTGCCCCTCGTTCGTGCATGGCAAGAATGAGGTTAACCGTGAGCAGAACTGATTTGCTAGCTGATGCCATCGCGTTCTTCAA GAGAGCCTGCAGTTGA
- the LOC134192260 gene encoding uncharacterized protein LOC134192260 isoform X1 has protein sequence MLQWNLQVSQRFSAMSDLELDRLIVEVKRDFPDAGYRMVQGQLRCRGYSIQRQRITSSLARVDPGGIAERWARAIPRRQYKVRGPNALWHVDGNHKLIRYRFVIHAGIDGYSRLPVYCRCSNNNRAATVFQYFREAIANYGMPSRVRSDKGGENVNISRFMLQQRGTGRGSMLTGKSVHNQRIERFWRDVFEGCTVQFYSLFGDLEESQVLNPTNDIDLFCLHYVYTPRINRALDLFCKGYRRHTLSTAGHRSPLQLWIEGMLRGARLEDIEEMTAVVDCDGYGIDDDGPTTLERSDEHSVTVPEIPSALLHEDIDALQVLVNPLAHSEFNGVELYLQARDFVENRLA, from the exons ATGCTGCAGTGGAATCTACAAGTATCACAGCGATTCAGTGCCATGTCCGATTTGGAATTGGACCGTCTAATTGTAGAGGTGAAACGGGATTTTCCCGATGCCGGATATCGAATGGTGCAGGGCCAATTGCGTTGTAGAGGGTACAGCATTCAGAGACAAAGGATAACAAGCTCACTAGCACGTGTTGATCCAGGCGGCATAGCAGAAAGATGGGCAAGAGCTATACCGCGGAGACAGTACAAGGTTCGCGGTCCCAACGCACTTTGGCATGTGGACGGCAATCACAAGCTAATAAG ATATCGTTTTGTTATCCATGCTGGAATAGACGGTTATAGTAGACTACCCGTATACTGCCGATGCTCTAACAACAATCGTGCTGCTACCGTGTTTCAGTATTTTAGAGAAGCAATTGCAAATTATGGAATGCCTTCCCGAGTTCGATCAGACAAAGGCGGAGAAAACGTTAATATCTCGCGCTTTATGCTTCAACAGAGAGGAACTGGAAGAGGTAGCATGCTTACTGGGAAAAGCGTACACAACCAGAGGATAGAGAGGTTCTGGCGAGACGTATTTGAAGGCTGTACCGTTCAATTTTACTCACTTTTTGGTGATTTAGAAGAATCTCAGGTACTGAATCCTACCAATGATATTGACTTATTCTGCCTTCATTATGTCTACACTCCAAGAATTAATAGAGCACTAGATCTATTCTGTAAGGGATATCGAAGACACACACTCAGCACTGCAGGACACAGAAGTCCCTTGCAACTCTGGATAGAAGGAATGCTTAGAGGTGCACGCCTGGAAGACATTGAAGAGATGACGGCT GTGGTAGATTGTGACGGGTATGGAATAGACGATGATGGCCCTACAACTCTTGAAAGATCCGATGAACACTCTGTGACAGTCCCTGAGATACCCTCAGCTCTTTTACATGAGGACATAGATGCTCTCCAAGTACTAGTAAATCCTTTGGCACATTCCGAATTCAATGGAGTGGAGTTGTACCTTCAGGCACGTGACTTCGTTGAAAACAGATTagcctag
- the LOC134192260 gene encoding uncharacterized protein LOC134192260 isoform X2, whose protein sequence is MLQWNLQVSQRFSAMSDLELDRLIVEVKRDFPDAGYRMVQGQLRCRGYSIQRQRITSSLARVDPGGIAERWARAIPRRQYKVRGPNALWHVDGNHKLIRYRFVIHAGIDGYSRLPVYCRCSNNNRAATVFQYFREAIANYGMPSRVRSDKGGENVNISRFMLQQRGTGRGSMLTGKSVHNQRIERFWRDVFEGCTVQFYSLFGDLEESQVLNPTNDIDLFCLHYVYTPRINRALDLFCKGYRRHTLSTAGHRSPLQLWIEGMLRGARLEDIEEMTAFSVGGRL, encoded by the exons ATGCTGCAGTGGAATCTACAAGTATCACAGCGATTCAGTGCCATGTCCGATTTGGAATTGGACCGTCTAATTGTAGAGGTGAAACGGGATTTTCCCGATGCCGGATATCGAATGGTGCAGGGCCAATTGCGTTGTAGAGGGTACAGCATTCAGAGACAAAGGATAACAAGCTCACTAGCACGTGTTGATCCAGGCGGCATAGCAGAAAGATGGGCAAGAGCTATACCGCGGAGACAGTACAAGGTTCGCGGTCCCAACGCACTTTGGCATGTGGACGGCAATCACAAGCTAATAAG ATATCGTTTTGTTATCCATGCTGGAATAGACGGTTATAGTAGACTACCCGTATACTGCCGATGCTCTAACAACAATCGTGCTGCTACCGTGTTTCAGTATTTTAGAGAAGCAATTGCAAATTATGGAATGCCTTCCCGAGTTCGATCAGACAAAGGCGGAGAAAACGTTAATATCTCGCGCTTTATGCTTCAACAGAGAGGAACTGGAAGAGGTAGCATGCTTACTGGGAAAAGCGTACACAACCAGAGGATAGAGAGGTTCTGGCGAGACGTATTTGAAGGCTGTACCGTTCAATTTTACTCACTTTTTGGTGATTTAGAAGAATCTCAGGTACTGAATCCTACCAATGATATTGACTTATTCTGCCTTCATTATGTCTACACTCCAAGAATTAATAGAGCACTAGATCTATTCTGTAAGGGATATCGAAGACACACACTCAGCACTGCAGGACACAGAAGTCCCTTGCAACTCTGGATAGAAGGAATGCTTAGAGGTGCACGCCTGGAAGACATTGAAGAGATGACGGCT TTTTCTGTAGGTGGTAGATTGTGA
- the LOC134192561 gene encoding uncharacterized protein LOC134192561 isoform X2, with protein MARIGVLVLALAIGLMCIQDSEGWRRRRSSNSGLTIQQNAVEEPDGVDSEKVEVDAKANEIDVKIGTVEMVKEKAEVPNIDVNCQATVTPHWYEV; from the exons ATGGCTCGCATCGGAGTGCTGGTATTGGCTCTGGCCATCGGACTGATGTGCATTCAAGACAGTGAAGGCTGGCGACGTCGCCGTAGCAGCAACAGCGGCCTTACG ATTCAACAGAATGCGGTGGAAGAGCCGGATGGTGTCGACTCGGAAAAAGTTGAGGTTGACGCGAAAGCGAATGAGATTGACGTGAAAATAGGAACGGTCGAGATGGTGAAAGAGAAAGCAGAAGTCCCAAACATTG ATGTCAATTGTCAAGCAACCGTCACGCCCCATTGGTATGAAGTGTGA
- the LOC134192561 gene encoding uncharacterized protein LOC134192561 isoform X1: MARIGVLVLALAIGLMCIQDSEGWRRRRSSNSGLTIQQNAVEEPDGVDSEKVEVDAKANEIDVKIGTVEMVKEKAEVPNIEELNAAQTKRKRTKMKNKCSKNEK; this comes from the exons ATGGCTCGCATCGGAGTGCTGGTATTGGCTCTGGCCATCGGACTGATGTGCATTCAAGACAGTGAAGGCTGGCGACGTCGCCGTAGCAGCAACAGCGGCCTTACG ATTCAACAGAATGCGGTGGAAGAGCCGGATGGTGTCGACTCGGAAAAAGTTGAGGTTGACGCGAAAGCGAATGAGATTGACGTGAAAATAGGAACGGTCGAGATGGTGAAAGAGAAAGCAGAAGTCCCAAACATTG AAGAATTGAACGCGGCACAAACAAAACGTAAAAggacaaaaatgaaaaataaatgcagcaagaatgaaaaatga
- the LOC134192370 gene encoding uncharacterized protein LOC134192370 encodes MRRAVLNLSFLCLQASLLPAILRSTRFNSECFQAMFDQPGFKMYRNLQDLLLKAVKGDDYRECLNHVTSLYHDDLDAQELQLHLEILQAYFGLVDKTSVTVCDIRDYILSLSPYERDLMSEVVTVLKLTMVLPSTNAVSERSFSALKRLKTYLRSTMKQDRLNHLLLLRVHKDRTDSLSLTHVAEQFVSSSEHRLSVFYLDDSRSCIVLLALS; translated from the coding sequence ATGAGGAGGGCAGTGCTAAACCTGAGTTTTTTATGTTTGCAAGCAAGTTTATTGCCAGCAATATTACGAAGCACTCGATTCAATAGTGAATGCTTTCAAGCCATGTTTGATCAACCCGGATTCAAAATGTACCGCAACTTGCAGGACCTTTTGCTAAAGGCTGTCAAGGGTGACGATTATAGGGAATGCCTCAACCATGTCACTTCATTGTATCATGATGATTTAGATGCCCAAGAACTGCAGCTTCATCTTGAAATTTTGCAAGCCTACTTTGGTCTCGTAGACAAGActtctgtgacagtgtgtgacaTTAGGGACTACATCTTGAGTTTATCTCCTTACGAAAGGGATTTGATGTCGGAAGTAGTCACCGTCCTTAAACTCACTATGGTCCTGCCATCTACAAACGCCGTCAGTGAGAGGTCATTTAGTGCCCTCAAGAGATTGAAAACGTACCTTAGGAGTACAATGAAACAGGATAGATTAAATCACCTACTCTTGTTGCGTGTGCACAAGGATCGTACTGATTCGCTGTCGTTGACACATGTAGCTGAACAGTTTGTCAGTAGTTCTGAACATCGATTATCAGTATTTTATTTGGACGATTCTCGTAGCTGTATAGTGTTGTTAGCCTTGAGTTAA